In Thermus aquaticus, one DNA window encodes the following:
- a CDS encoding helix-turn-helix domain-containing protein, translating to MPRRKQPQEALPPRIRAIIERRKELGLTQEELARMAGFSFSLMAKIERGATDPRSLSALYLTNLARVLGLPLSVLLDEGLPEGLEERRPVALPLYPSLQAALSGESARQAYLAPEDLPKGALVDKLAFLELPGPWLFSLTLPFPLTKPLRLLAELRPLVAREGVYVGRLEGHPALFTHEDLERKNFALYPLLQGLPTLWTEGREPEILGLVRAWWVQG from the coding sequence GCATCCGCGCCATCATCGAGCGCCGCAAGGAGCTGGGCCTGACCCAGGAGGAGCTCGCCCGCATGGCGGGCTTCTCCTTCAGCCTCATGGCCAAGATCGAGCGCGGGGCCACCGACCCCCGTTCCCTCTCCGCCCTCTACCTCACCAACCTGGCCCGGGTCCTGGGCCTTCCCCTCTCCGTCCTCCTGGACGAAGGGCTCCCGGAGGGCCTCGAGGAGCGCCGTCCCGTGGCGCTTCCCCTCTACCCCTCCCTGCAAGCCGCCCTCTCCGGGGAAAGCGCCCGCCAGGCCTACCTGGCCCCCGAGGACCTGCCCAAGGGAGCCCTGGTGGACAAGCTCGCCTTCCTGGAGCTTCCCGGGCCCTGGCTCTTCTCCCTCACCCTCCCCTTCCCCCTCACCAAACCCCTGCGCCTTCTGGCGGAGCTGAGGCCCCTGGTGGCCCGGGAAGGGGTCTACGTGGGCCGCCTCGAGGGCCACCCCGCCCTCTTCACCCACGAGGACCTGGAAAGGAAAAACTTCGCCCTCTACCCCCTCCTCCAAGGGCTTCCCACCCTCTGGACCGAGGGCCGGGAACCGGAGATCCTCGGCCTGGTGCGGGCTTGGTGGGTGCAGGGATAA
- a CDS encoding helix-turn-helix domain-containing protein → MGRKKAHSKAWTYLDHPSAFTLIPNPILKQALSGEVGGKRLKPIPRLVYLTLLSRARLEGKEATAQDLALLLGFDPRTVEKALLELWELGLVERGGYGYFAPLRAVLPKAHAVQSSLHAVQGESGEKAVPDELGSVLEEIREEEKKKPPHPLSHPPTPPSAEGEEELWEEPLAEPLGEGHEVEASLAFPPGGSGTSVLTQASPPLVKPGTKSLRAALEGAGLWREFWRVFRPGFATPALFGAYLHRLERGALPLGTAFLEVVARTLEGARRGVVRYPAAYLERLLQELAPEGAQAPSLTSSLEAPPFQDGDLLLLPDGRRGYFGGWTGGGKEAFLEVDGVAYRVPRELLLEARVVG, encoded by the coding sequence GTGGGACGCAAAAAAGCTCACTCCAAGGCTTGGACCTACCTGGACCACCCTTCGGCTTTCACCCTGATCCCGAACCCCATCCTCAAGCAGGCCCTCTCCGGCGAGGTGGGAGGGAAGCGCCTCAAGCCCATCCCCCGCCTGGTCTACCTCACCCTCCTCTCCCGGGCCCGCCTGGAGGGGAAGGAGGCCACGGCCCAGGACCTCGCCCTCCTCCTGGGCTTCGACCCCCGCACCGTGGAGAAGGCCCTCCTGGAACTCTGGGAGCTTGGCCTGGTGGAGCGGGGCGGCTACGGCTACTTTGCCCCCTTGCGCGCCGTGCTCCCCAAGGCGCACGCTGTGCAAAGCTCCTTGCACGCCGTGCAGGGGGAAAGCGGGGAAAAGGCCGTGCCAGACGAGCTTGGCTCGGTCCTAGAAGAAATAAGAGAAGAAGAAAAGAAAAAACCTCCTCATCCTCTATCCCACCCACCCACCCCGCCTTCGGCAGAGGGGGAGGAGGAGCTTTGGGAGGAACCCCTAGCGGAACCCTTAGGGGAAGGCCACGAGGTGGAAGCCTCCCTTGCTTTTCCTCCGGGAGGGAGCGGAACTTCTGTCTTGACCCAAGCTTCCCCGCCGCTTGTGAAGCCGGGCACGAAGTCCCTGCGGGCCGCCCTGGAGGGGGCGGGGCTTTGGCGGGAGTTCTGGCGGGTCTTCCGCCCCGGCTTCGCCACCCCGGCCCTCTTCGGGGCCTACCTCCACCGCCTGGAGCGGGGGGCCCTGCCCCTGGGGACGGCCTTTCTGGAGGTCGTGGCCCGCACCCTGGAAGGGGCGAGGCGGGGGGTGGTGCGCTACCCGGCGGCCTACCTGGAGCGGTTGCTTCAGGAGCTAGCCCCCGAGGGGGCCCAAGCCCCTTCCCTGACCTCTTCCCTCGAGGCCCCGCCTTTCCAAGACGGCGACCTGCTCCTCCTGCCCGATGGCAGGCGGGGCTACTTCGGGGGCTGGACAGGAGGGGGTAAGGAGGCCTTCCTGGAGGTGGACGGGGTGGCCTACCGGGTGCCCAGGGAACTTCTCCTTGAGGCCCGTGTGGTAGGGTGA